The sequence TTACAGATCTCAACCTACTTtgcatttgagatagcaatctTGTCACCCAATCCATTGTCCAGGATGAGCTCACTCGGTGCACCAAGGTAAATGCAGTCAATGAATCCTGGAAAAGTCACCTCTTCCCTGTATGGTATTGAGTGGCTCAAAATTTATGTTCAGCAGCTTACACCATGCATATTGCTGCAATGGGTGTGTCCATTGCAAAGATCAACTAGGCGATGCAACAGCTCTGAACACCATGCACATAAGTGATACTAAATGTATATAGTGTTTTGTGCTTCCACATAGATACACGCACAAGCAAGTTCAACGACACAAGGCAGGAAACCTAAATGCTAACAGTGTTCTGTACGTACTGCTTCCACACACAAGCAAGTTCAATGACAAGGCAGGGAACCAGAGTCTGATTCTAATTTCTCTCAAATGGGGAAAACTTTTTGGAAAACTAACAAGAACGTGGGCATGTGGGATCATAGAAGTTTAAAATGTTTTGATATATAAGAGAATGAGATATCCTCATAACTATTGACCCAAATTCAAGCTGACCTCTCTTCCTTGCCCTCCAAAGGATTTTTAGGGTCAGGATCCTTATTGAGAGTCTTACAACCTTTCAGACCTTTCACCGATACGTTTGTTATGGAAGCCTGTAGAACCACATGGGTGTGAAAGTTAAAACTCCATGGTATTTGGCaatagaagaaagaaaacaaacagaATAAGGTTCCAGAAAGCTTACAACTTACATGGAAATAAGTGTGGAGTGCTGAGTTGAAGGAGAAAGGCTTGTCATCCGTATTTGTTATTTTTAGAGTTGTTGACAAGCTTGTCGAGTGCAGGGCTAcctacaaaatattttaaaaaactcCTCAAACTCATATGCTGCAAAGGCCAAGGCTAAACTTCTGTCGTGAATAATGCTGATAAGGTTGAGTGTGTATGGACAAAATGCATCAAGGCACATAGTACTATAGCAGAGTTCAACCTTGTACAATGCTTGGAAGCTAAAATCCCACATAGAACGGCTATAAGAGTCGTCTTTCAGTTCCAAAGTTACAGCTGGATCTCCTTCAGTGACTTCTGAATCTGTGATAGACCAATTCATGTTCCGAGCAAATCCATGCTGCCAAAGTGAAGTTAGCCTTGGTCAGTACAAAGAGTACATTGCACAAGTGTTTCATTCTTTTATATTTGATTATGAATGCGACGAACACTACAGTACATTACTGCACCATTGGTATAAGTAAGCATGGACAGTAACTATGATGACATTTCATGTTACAAAGTAGAAGTGAAGGAAttcctaaaagaaaaaaatgaaggagTGTATTATACCTGCATACAGGTAATTCATTTTCAGGTTAACTTGGGATCCACTGCTTGATTTGTTACTTGCCTAATTGATATGTTAGATATTTGAATGCGACATCAATACGAAATTTGCTATTAACTTTTTGGGACAAACTATTTGCAAAGTTTTATGCCATAGtgcaaaatatttagtttctttTCCTGTCCACATGGGCTGCAATAGAAATTGGCTTCACAAACCTGCTGCATGGGGCCAGGGCCAAACTGAGGGAAACAATGTGGAATTCCACCACTGCTTTCAGAAAAGGGGATGGTCAGATTGCTATTGGCTAAACACCTGATATTTTATGCCAGATAGTTTTGAATACAACCTGATGGGTTTCTTCCCATTGAACACGGCATCTGGTCGGACAAAGAGCAGGTCCTTGCCATTAGGGACTTTCAAAGAAGTGACACATGCTCCAAATAGATAGATCTCAGCCTCGCTTCATGCACAAAATGATTAGACAATTAGCTGGTactaattttaaaaaaagaagcCAGAATGCCAGAAAACATATTTTTGTTAGTGGCAATAGAGGACTTCAGGAATAAGTAAGTTACTAAATTCAAATGCACAAAGGCATGCTCGGAGGTAGCTACGCACATAAAAATCTTACTGCAGGAATAGTCAATAAAAATAGGGATTGTTGATCATGATCTCAGTAAACCACTGAAGAACAATACTAGTTGTCTGTATTTTGTATATTAGTGGACTGTttaacaaaattaaacatatgaTTTGACAATACTCAGTATATCTCAAAGCTTTAAATATCATTGCAGCAGTTTGATTATTTTGTTATTTAATGCACCATTCTCTCTGTCATTGAACCATGTTCTGAATATTTAACTTTCCACCCTTGCAAAATTATTAGCACAATTTTCACAGTAACACACTGAACTGTTTTCAatagcaaacaaaaaaaattcaccacAGCTCTTGATCGCAGATATTGACAGACAGCAAATATTAAACCGTAATATTTCCCCGACTCTAGTATCTCTAGCTGCACATGCAGTTGAATGCAACCAAACATTCCCTTCATTTCACCTAAAAAACCAATCAAGCTCCCATCTTTACACGCCTATCTCCTCACTCGAAACCAGAGCTGCAATCCCTCAAAAAATTACACACTTAATACTACATACCCAGATTGGTCACCTGATTTTCTTTCTCAGATAAACAAAAAATCAGAATTACCTTCCATTAGGGGATTTGAGGTCGATTTTCGGCAGCCCGCCATTGCCCTCGGAGACCGCCACACCGGGCGCGTACACCTTCTGCCCCACGCTGGTCATGGCCACCACCCCAGAGCGCCTGCATTCAAGAACCGCCGAGGCGAAACCCACCAAGGGTCGTCAATTGTTGCTTGCGCACACACGAATCGATTCAGACAAGTACAGGTTAGAGGTTGTGGTGGTGGTAGTGGTACCTGAAGCGGCGAGGTGAATTAGAGGAGGAGGCGAAGGAGGGTGAAGGGCGAGTGA is a genomic window of Phragmites australis chromosome 17, lpPhrAust1.1, whole genome shotgun sequence containing:
- the LOC133897854 gene encoding putative glucose-6-phosphate 1-epimerase — protein: MAVSCALTRPSPSFASSSNSPRRFRRSGVVAMTSVGQKVYAPGVAVSEGNGGLPKIDLKSPNGSEAEIYLFGACVTSLKVPNGKDLLFVRPDAVFNGKKPISGGIPHCFPQFGPGPMQQHGFARNMNWSITDSEVTEGDPAVTLELKDDSYSRSMWDFSFQALYKVALHSTSLSTTLKITNTDDKPFSFNSALHTYFHASITNVSVKGLKGCKTLNKDPDPKNPLEGKEEREEVTFPGFIDCIYLGAPSELILDNGLGDKIAISNANWSDAVLWNPHLQMEACYKDFVCVENAKIETVQLGPKQSWVAEQKIGLV